The genomic region TGGAGCATAGATTTCTAGGCGATTTTCTAAAGGCTCTTCTTCAAAATTTTCAATGACTTCGCCATAAGAAGTAGCGTTAGCGCTTTTGTATTGCGAGATGAAAAAATTGGTGTCCGTGCCCACTAAAGATCCCATGCTATAAAGCTCTTTTAAACTCAAACGCCAGTCAAAAATGTGATTTAAATGATACAATAGCCCCCAGCATCAGCGCTCCCACCGCCTAGTCCGGCTTGAGTGGGGATGTTTTTTTCCACTTCAATCGCTAGGGTGTCTAGGGATTTGATGGCAGAATGAGAGGAATTTTTTGATTTTAAAAAATTCTTTAAAATTTGGAGGGCTTTAAAGAGCGAGTTTTCTTCTAAAGGGCAGTCAAAATCCCCTTTTAACGAAAAAGAAAGTGCGCTTTTGACGCTGATAATATCCTTTAGCTTATCTTTGACTAAGCACATGCGAGAAATGAGCTTATGGCAAGCCCCTTCTTTGTGAAGAATTTTTAAAAAAATATTGACTTTAGGATAAACTTCAAAAACATGCATCAAGGCTTAATGACCTTTTTGATGTTTTCTAACAAGCTTTCATCTACGCACGCAGAAGCTTTTTGGTTTTCGCTCACAATAGCCTCTTTGAGTTCAGCGCGCAAAATAAGGGTGCTTTCAGGTGCTTCAAACCCTAAACGCACACTCCCTCTATCTATGGAAATGACTTTAATGTGGATGTTATCATCAATGACAATCCCCTCATTAACTTTGCGGCTGAGTATGAGCATGTCTAATCTCTTG from Helicobacter pylori harbors:
- a CDS encoding carbon storage regulator, with product MLILSRKVNEGIVIDDNIHIKVISIDRGSVRLGFEAPESTLILRAELKEAIVSENQKASACVDESLLENIKKVIKP